A stretch of the Methanobacterium veterum genome encodes the following:
- a CDS encoding ArsR/SmtB family transcription factor, with the protein MKKVLWWLFASRGGVNRAKIIDKLHTRPYNAHQLADELKLDYTTIRHHLKVLEENNVVTSTGEKYNIMYFLSDKMEENYSVFKEIWESLRNK; encoded by the coding sequence ATGAAAAAAGTGCTTTGGTGGCTTTTTGCAAGTAGGGGTGGTGTTAACCGGGCTAAAATAATTGACAAATTGCATACCCGACCCTATAATGCCCATCAACTTGCAGATGAATTAAAACTGGATTATACAACCATCAGGCATCATCTTAAAGTTCTGGAGGAAAACAACGTTGTTACTTCGACTGGGGAAAAATATAACATAATGTATTTCCTTTCAGATAAAATGGAAGAAAATTATAGTGTTTTTAAAGAAATATGGGAGTCATTGAGGAATAAATAA
- a CDS encoding cell wall-binding repeat-containing protein → MNKVILFFVTLFILLAPASANVFVSEPSNEIITAPAASFTNSQLILSDKNPSQAVLNYLNGKTATVFGDISLNGEKVTADSVSISSKYWTTSDVVVLGTGQEVSAALVAIKNSAPLLVVGNTVPDNVNAEIQKLAPKKIIVCASPSSIPDSVLSQYSNIQTERVWNGNDENTLTSIQSGNTKIKAPSSLLPVAMTLWKDASFSVDKNVTVNDKMTLWSSNDITTSVIMNSYVNNNLPLIYITCDNLISESTDKDMLNKIKSVISGSANVELDDQSPKPGEAPRAIKNAPGGIAAYIAAVDPGSMVDLIEGIKEGYLKKYAQNLDGIVFVNYGKLDLDNMSYLPRAWDDNYSSVYFAGLYDPSKFLESGGVELIQPNVGTSSQDEEINKIASGLIDAAYSSNANLSSSSYDSNLIGIHKIDPEVVAYGSQSILDDKKPRLGTLKWLYLASQYVSGYPIQNTSLSFSGNISGESTYFGVLTIDEYREAGKDVSDYMGANKTVPDSVTVDGKKLNKADMKYIFAELTYDHTSKANMTFPKYIFVNKASEPFDIIFKFIKSSFYQIFS, encoded by the coding sequence ATGAATAAGGTTATACTGTTCTTTGTAACTCTTTTTATTTTGCTTGCTCCTGCATCAGCAAATGTATTCGTAAGTGAACCATCAAATGAGATAATAACAGCTCCTGCAGCATCATTTACAAATAGTCAACTTATTTTAAGTGATAAAAATCCAAGCCAAGCTGTTTTAAATTATTTAAATGGTAAAACTGCCACTGTTTTTGGGGATATCTCATTAAATGGGGAAAAGGTTACTGCGGATTCAGTTAGTATTTCCAGCAAATACTGGACAACAAGCGACGTTGTCGTGCTTGGAACAGGTCAGGAGGTATCTGCAGCATTGGTTGCAATAAAAAATAGCGCTCCACTTTTAGTAGTTGGCAATACCGTTCCAGATAATGTAAATGCTGAAATTCAGAAATTAGCACCTAAGAAGATAATTGTTTGTGCTTCCCCTTCTTCAATACCTGATTCTGTACTTAGTCAATATTCTAATATCCAAACAGAGAGGGTATGGAACGGCAACGATGAAAATACATTAACCAGCATTCAAAGTGGAAATACAAAAATTAAAGCACCTTCAAGTCTTTTACCTGTGGCAATGACTCTTTGGAAAGATGCAAGTTTCAGTGTAGATAAAAACGTTACTGTAAATGATAAAATGACTTTATGGTCTTCAAATGATATCACAACCAGCGTTATAATGAACAGTTATGTAAATAACAACCTTCCTTTAATTTACATCACCTGTGATAACCTGATATCAGAAAGCACTGATAAAGATATGCTTAATAAAATAAAAAGTGTCATATCGGGCTCAGCTAATGTAGAATTAGATGATCAATCTCCTAAACCGGGGGAAGCGCCAAGAGCTATCAAAAACGCACCGGGGGGAATTGCAGCTTATATCGCAGCAGTAGATCCTGGATCTATGGTTGACTTAATTGAAGGTATCAAAGAAGGCTATCTTAAAAAATATGCCCAAAATCTGGATGGAATTGTTTTTGTAAACTACGGTAAGCTTGATTTAGATAATATGAGTTATTTGCCCAGAGCGTGGGATGATAATTATTCCAGCGTTTATTTTGCAGGTTTATACGACCCTTCTAAATTTTTAGAGAGCGGCGGAGTGGAATTGATTCAGCCGAACGTGGGAACATCTTCACAGGATGAAGAGATCAATAAGATAGCTTCTGGATTAATTGACGCGGCATATTCTTCAAATGCAAATTTATCCAGTTCAAGCTATGATTCAAATCTAATTGGAATTCATAAAATAGATCCTGAAGTAGTTGCATACGGCTCTCAAAGTATTTTAGATGATAAAAAACCAAGATTAGGTACTTTAAAATGGTTATATCTGGCTTCACAATATGTAAGCGGTTATCCTATTCAAAATACATCTCTGAGTTTTTCAGGCAATATATCTGGAGAAAGCACCTATTTTGGAGTTCTTACAATCGATGAATACAGGGAAGCTGGAAAAGACGTTTCTGATTATATGGGAGCAAATAAAACTGTTCCAGATTCAGTAACTGTGGATGGTAAAAAATTAAATAAGGCAGATATGAAATATATCTTTGCAGAATTAACTTATGACCATACAAGCAAAGCAAATATGACATTTCCAAAATATATCTTTGTGAATAAGGCCAGTGAACCCTTTGATATTATATTTAAGTTTATAAAGAGTTCATTTTATCAGATATTTAGTTAA
- the pyrI gene encoding aspartate carbamoyltransferase regulatory subunit — translation MKTPKELKVKPIKNGTVIDHITSNRALSVLKILELPNEKTTVTVAMNVLSSEMGSKDIVKIEGRELAPKEVDKIALIAPSATINIIRDYEIVEKSKVHLLDKVKDILKCPNPNCITNTDEPVQIKFFVTGKKPVVLRCYYCERIMEEDEIEAQF, via the coding sequence ATGAAAACGCCAAAAGAACTTAAGGTTAAGCCAATAAAGAATGGTACAGTTATAGACCATATAACCTCAAATAGAGCTTTAAGTGTTCTTAAAATACTTGAATTACCAAATGAAAAAACTACAGTAACTGTTGCTATGAATGTTTTATCATCCGAGATGGGGAGTAAAGATATAGTTAAAATAGAAGGACGAGAACTGGCCCCTAAAGAAGTTGATAAAATAGCATTAATAGCACCTTCTGCTACAATCAATATAATCCGAGACTATGAAATTGTAGAAAAAAGTAAAGTGCATCTTTTAGATAAGGTGAAAGATATATTAAAATGCCCTAATCCAAACTGTATAACAAATACAGATGAGCCAGTGCAAATAAAATTCTTTGTGACAGGGAAAAAACCAGTGGTTTTAAGATGCTATTACTGTGAGCGAATCATGGAAGAAGACGAAATTGAAGCTCAATTTTAA
- a CDS encoding TIGR03885 family FMN-dependent LLM class oxidoreductase produces the protein MKIGFHASHEQFKPSELLNLVKLAEKAGFNTAMCSDHFHPWGKNQGECGFAWTWLGAALNTTSLPFGVVTSPGQRYHPAIIAQAAATLGEMFPDRFWIAVGSGQLLNEGITGERWPTKTERNERLKESAAIMKALWSGGTVTYRGYINIEDATLYTRPKKSPLLIGAAISVETAEWIGGWADGLITTSKPKEELQNIIKAFHRGGGKGNPIYLKAQLSYDKTEEEALNGAWEQWKTNAFKNRVQTELKIPEQFDDASELVKPEDIHSKVYISADIEDHIKKLEEYNKLGFEHIYLHNVNRSQKKFIEDFARQVIPALQIR, from the coding sequence ATGAAAATTGGTTTTCATGCATCCCATGAGCAATTTAAACCAAGTGAATTATTAAATCTGGTTAAATTAGCTGAAAAAGCAGGGTTTAACACAGCCATGTGTTCAGATCATTTTCATCCCTGGGGCAAAAATCAAGGAGAATGTGGATTTGCATGGACATGGCTTGGAGCAGCACTAAATACTACATCACTGCCATTTGGAGTGGTAACTTCTCCTGGACAAAGATATCACCCGGCCATAATAGCTCAAGCCGCTGCTACACTTGGTGAAATGTTTCCAGACAGGTTCTGGATAGCAGTTGGAAGCGGACAGCTGTTAAATGAGGGTATCACAGGTGAAAGATGGCCCACAAAAACTGAAAGAAATGAACGTTTAAAAGAGTCTGCAGCTATTATGAAAGCTCTTTGGTCAGGAGGGACTGTAACATATAGAGGATATATAAATATTGAGGATGCCACTCTTTATACACGGCCTAAAAAATCTCCTCTTTTGATAGGAGCAGCAATCTCAGTTGAAACTGCAGAATGGATTGGAGGATGGGCAGATGGGTTAATTACAACTTCAAAGCCTAAAGAAGAACTTCAAAATATTATAAAAGCATTTCATAGGGGCGGTGGAAAGGGAAACCCTATATACCTTAAGGCACAGTTATCTTATGATAAAACGGAAGAAGAAGCATTAAACGGCGCATGGGAACAGTGGAAAACCAATGCATTTAAAAATCGTGTTCAAACAGAATTAAAGATACCTGAACAATTCGATGATGCATCTGAACTTGTTAAACCTGAGGATATACATTCAAAAGTGTATATTTCAGCAGATATTGAAGATCACATAAAAAAGCTGGAAGAGTATAATAAGCTTGGATTTGAGCATATCTATCTTCATAATGTAAATAGAAGCCAAAAAAAATTTATTGAAGATTTTGCCCGGCAAGTGATCCCTGCTTTGCAGATCAGATAG
- a CDS encoding DUF2267 domain-containing protein codes for MVKTAFLSIEKSTQKTKEWLHEMQDDLGWEDENMVYIAFRSVIQTLRDRLPLEEAIELGDELPMVMKGIYYEGYSTRHKPEKIKNREEFFQKVQEKTPKRPIQTEEATRAVFHLLENRLGGAGEIKQVRSNLPKDIQNLWRSSTSKK; via the coding sequence ATGGTTAAGACTGCATTTTTATCAATAGAAAAGTCTACACAGAAAACAAAGGAATGGCTGCATGAAATGCAAGATGATTTAGGGTGGGAAGACGAAAATATGGTGTATATAGCTTTTAGGTCTGTAATTCAAACATTAAGAGATCGATTACCTCTTGAAGAAGCTATAGAACTTGGAGATGAGCTTCCAATGGTTATGAAAGGAATTTATTATGAGGGATACAGTACAAGACACAAACCTGAAAAAATAAAAAATAGGGAAGAATTTTTCCAGAAAGTACAGGAAAAAACACCTAAAAGGCCAATACAAACTGAAGAAGCTACTAGAGCCGTGTTCCACTTATTAGAAAACAGACTTGGTGGTGCTGGAGAAATAAAACAGGTAAGATCTAACCTTCCTAAAGATATCCAGAATCTATGGAGATCTTCAACATCCAAAAAATAA
- a CDS encoding PepSY domain-containing protein: protein MNSKGIVIAIVVIMIVAIAGIYIAAQNAGSSDNNSNVSTNSPENASQQNNTTMVNNGTNSTNSTNSTNSTNNTNTTVSSKQAQKIAQVYILESGAYPGTPTLNTWSDGRLVWNVPIINSGGEKEGVSIYIDAQTGARLG, encoded by the coding sequence GTGAATAGCAAGGGAATTGTGATTGCAATTGTAGTTATAATGATAGTAGCCATTGCAGGAATATATATAGCAGCACAAAATGCAGGTTCTAGTGATAATAACTCTAATGTATCCACCAACTCTCCAGAAAATGCATCACAGCAGAATAACACCACAATGGTGAATAATGGAACTAATTCTACAAATTCCACAAATTCTACAAACAGCACTAATAATACCAATACTACTGTATCATCAAAACAGGCACAAAAAATTGCTCAAGTTTATATTTTAGAATCTGGCGCATATCCAGGTACTCCAACGCTTAATACATGGTCAGATGGAAGATTAGTGTGGAATGTGCCAATTATTAATTCGGGTGGTGAAAAAGAAGGAGTTAGTATTTATATAGATGCTCAAACTGGTGCAAGGCTGGGATGA
- a CDS encoding tetratricopeptide repeat protein, whose translation MTNSENGDIRDLKAFESWVNEGDRLLMQKEYVAALICYDSALELNKDDVKVWDNRGVALSGAGRYSDAIESFEISLDLKPDDFQAWSNMGVSMAALKRFEEAINCFDRALDIKPEDSNTWDNRGTVLFSLTRYEEALESFNKSLKVNPDDAKAWAGKGSVLKFMGNYEEAIKCLEKFIELASGDISSQIEEAWAMIFDLKLLLSQKKDE comes from the coding sequence ATGACAAATTCAGAAAATGGAGATATTAGGGATTTAAAGGCATTTGAATCATGGGTCAACGAAGGAGACAGACTTTTAATGCAAAAAGAATATGTTGCAGCATTAATATGTTATGATTCCGCATTAGAATTAAATAAAGATGATGTGAAAGTATGGGACAACAGGGGAGTTGCCCTTTCAGGTGCTGGAAGGTATTCTGATGCTATAGAGAGTTTTGAAATATCTCTTGATTTGAAACCTGATGATTTTCAGGCATGGTCTAACATGGGAGTTTCAATGGCAGCCCTTAAAAGATTTGAAGAGGCTATAAACTGTTTTGACAGGGCACTAGATATTAAACCTGAAGATAGCAATACATGGGATAATCGGGGAACTGTCCTTTTTAGCCTTACTAGATATGAAGAAGCACTAGAATCGTTTAATAAATCTTTAAAAGTGAATCCAGATGATGCTAAAGCATGGGCAGGTAAAGGATCTGTTCTTAAATTTATGGGTAATTATGAAGAGGCTATAAAATGTCTGGAAAAATTTATAGAACTTGCATCTGGAGATATTTCTTCACAGATTGAAGAAGCATGGGCCATGATTTTTGACCTTAAACTGCTTTTAAGCCAGAAAAAAGATGAATAA
- a CDS encoding DUF5518 domain-containing protein, producing MIDWKAIIIGFFVSLVLGTLLSFVIPVVGGLISSLVAGIVVGYMVNINLTNGAVNSAIMGLLGGLIESIIIIILGAAFAGIIGLLVAALGVIVVLVLTIVHVIIAVIGGVIGSAIRGNTY from the coding sequence ATGATAGATTGGAAAGCGATTATTATCGGATTTTTTGTGTCTCTTGTCCTTGGAACACTGCTCAGCTTTGTTATTCCAGTTGTTGGTGGGCTGATTTCATCACTTGTTGCAGGCATAGTTGTTGGTTACATGGTTAACATTAATTTAACTAACGGAGCTGTAAATAGTGCTATTATGGGCCTTTTAGGCGGATTAATAGAATCAATAATCATCATTATATTAGGTGCGGCCTTTGCAGGGATCATTGGACTGCTTGTTGCAGCTCTTGGTGTTATTGTAGTTTTAGTGCTTACCATAGTTCATGTGATAATTGCTGTAATTGGCGGTGTAATAGGGTCTGCAATTAGGGGAAATACATATTAA
- a CDS encoding SecDF P1 head subdomain-containing protein — MSNITDFLKDYRVIVLFVLLIGSLASISLYGVPQGLDLKGGSLVQIHLEHPVDTNTMSTVTTVLDKRLNVFGVSDIKVRASGDQDVIVEIAGVQPDQVAKLIGTPGKFEVKIDNKTVYSGSDITSVKTYQITGTNWEVPLTVTLDAAKKFATAAKGKAGENVSFYLDNQFVTSAEIGEDIANGVPSTDIVVRGGNSTKDAAINEAKNLHAVLQSGSLPVQVNIAGIQGISADLGDQFRTGALMAGVLALIVVAVIVFVRYKRPILVLPIVFTSIAELIIILGVISISHSVELDLAAIAGIIAAIGTGVDDQIIITDEVLKRGKVSKRRRTGLNLKIKGAFFIIYASAATLIAAMIPLFYVGITRGLTGIGLLSNFAITTILGVLIGIFVTRPVYAKFMEKFVVKEE; from the coding sequence ATGAGCAATATTACAGATTTTTTAAAGGATTACCGTGTAATTGTACTGTTCGTTCTTTTAATAGGAAGCCTAGCATCAATTTCATTATATGGAGTGCCTCAAGGGCTGGATTTGAAGGGCGGTTCTCTAGTTCAAATACACCTGGAACATCCTGTTGACACAAATACTATGAGTACGGTTACGACTGTTCTGGATAAGCGTCTTAACGTTTTTGGAGTGTCAGACATTAAAGTTAGGGCCAGTGGAGATCAGGATGTTATCGTTGAAATTGCAGGTGTTCAACCAGATCAGGTTGCAAAGCTTATTGGAACACCAGGTAAATTTGAAGTAAAAATAGACAATAAAACAGTGTATAGCGGTTCAGATATAACCAGTGTCAAAACATATCAGATTACTGGAACTAATTGGGAAGTACCTTTGACTGTAACTCTTGACGCTGCTAAAAAATTCGCAACGGCAGCAAAGGGTAAAGCTGGGGAAAATGTATCGTTCTACCTTGATAATCAATTTGTTACTTCTGCAGAAATAGGTGAAGATATTGCTAATGGTGTACCATCGACAGATATAGTAGTAAGAGGCGGTAACAGTACAAAAGATGCTGCAATAAACGAAGCAAAGAACCTTCATGCGGTTTTACAGTCTGGTTCATTACCTGTGCAGGTTAATATTGCTGGAATACAGGGAATATCTGCAGATCTGGGAGATCAGTTCAGAACTGGAGCGTTAATGGCAGGTGTACTGGCATTAATTGTAGTTGCTGTTATAGTATTTGTCAGATATAAAAGGCCTATACTGGTACTGCCTATCGTTTTCACCAGTATTGCAGAACTTATCATCATTTTAGGTGTGATATCCATATCACATAGTGTGGAGTTAGATTTGGCGGCTATTGCAGGTATTATTGCGGCGATAGGTACGGGAGTAGACGACCAGATCATTATAACTGACGAAGTCCTTAAGAGAGGTAAAGTTTCAAAAAGAAGAAGGACAGGACTCAATCTCAAAATTAAAGGTGCTTTCTTTATCATATATGCTTCAGCAGCCACTTTAATTGCTGCAATGATCCCGCTATTTTATGTAGGGATAACAAGAGGTTTAACTGGAATTGGGCTTCTTTCTAACTTTGCAATCACTACAATTTTAGGTGTTTTAATTGGAATTTTCGTAACAAGGCCTGTGTATGCGAAGTTTATGGAGAAATTCGTTGTAAAAGAGGAGTAA
- a CDS encoding preprotein translocase subunit SecD, with amino-acid sequence MSDVIDFLKDYRVIILVVLLIGSLVSISLYGVSEGLDLKGGSLVQIHLEKPVDTTTMGTVTTVLDKRLNVFGVSDIKVRASGDQDVIVEIAGVQPDQVAKIIGTPGKFEAKINNQTVITGADIISVKTYSVTGNNWEVPFTLSVDGAKKFAVAAQGKAGQPVDFYLDNQLISSPEIGADVANGVPTTDVQITGSNNTRDAAINEAKGIQAVLQSGSLPVSVSIAGIQGISAELGDQFKNGALMAGVLALIVVAIIIFIRYKRPILVLPIVFTSIAELIIILGAASIIHWEIDLAAIAGIIAAIGTGVDDQIIITDEVLKRGKVSKRRRTGLNIKIKGAFFIIYASAATLIAAMIPLLYVGLSRGMTGIGLLSSFAFTTILGVLIGIFVTRPVYAKFIEKFVVTE; translated from the coding sequence ATGAGTGACGTAATTGACTTTTTAAAGGATTACCGTGTAATTATACTGGTCGTTCTTTTAATAGGAAGCCTGGTATCAATTTCATTATATGGGGTATCTGAAGGGCTGGATTTAAAAGGTGGTTCACTTGTTCAAATACACCTTGAAAAACCTGTTGATACAACTACAATGGGTACAGTTACGACTGTTCTGGATAAGCGTCTTAACGTTTTTGGAGTGTCAGACATTAAAGTTAGGGCCAGTGGAGATCAGGATGTCATCGTTGAAATTGCAGGTGTTCAACCAGATCAGGTTGCAAAGATCATTGGAACACCCGGTAAATTTGAAGCCAAAATTAACAACCAGACAGTAATTACAGGTGCAGACATAATAAGTGTCAAAACGTACAGTGTTACAGGAAACAACTGGGAAGTACCCTTTACCTTATCTGTAGATGGGGCTAAAAAATTTGCTGTAGCAGCACAGGGTAAAGCAGGGCAGCCTGTAGATTTCTACCTTGATAATCAATTAATCAGTTCACCAGAAATAGGCGCAGACGTTGCTAATGGAGTACCAACAACAGATGTACAAATAACTGGTAGTAACAACACAAGAGATGCTGCAATTAATGAAGCAAAAGGTATTCAAGCAGTTTTACAGTCTGGTTCATTGCCTGTATCAGTTAGTATTGCTGGAATACAGGGAATATCTGCAGAATTAGGAGACCAGTTTAAAAATGGGGCTTTAATGGCAGGTGTACTGGCATTAATTGTAGTTGCCATTATAATCTTCATAAGGTATAAGCGGCCTATACTGGTACTGCCTATTGTCTTCACCAGTATTGCAGAACTTATCATCATTTTAGGTGCTGCTTCAATTATACACTGGGAGATAGATTTGGCGGCTATTGCAGGTATTATTGCGGCGATAGGTACGGGAGTAGACGACCAGATCATTATAACTGACGAAGTCCTTAAAAGGGGTAAAGTTTCAAAAAGAAGAAGAACTGGACTTAATATTAAAATTAAAGGTGCTTTCTTCATCATATATGCTTCAGCAGCCACTTTAATTGCTGCAATGATTCCACTGCTTTATGTAGGGTTATCAAGAGGTATGACTGGAATTGGACTCCTTTCAAGTTTTGCATTTACCACAATCCTTGGTGTTTTAATTGGAATTTTTGTAACAAGGCCTGTGTATGCGAAATTCATAGAAAAATTTGTTGTAACAGAGTAA
- a CDS encoding protein translocase subunit SecF has product MKIETLMESYKPLIAVPIIITIIALAILATNGLNESVDLKGGTITTLQLQKSISQDELKSMIENGLNTSDVTVNSFSNNQATVTIGTEADANTFTNLMNGTATILSYRSVGAVLSSAALTQIIYTLIFAFLFMSVTVFIVFRNFVPSMAVILAALSDIIIAAGGMSLFGIPLSLASVGALLLLIGYSVDTDILLTARVLKRREGTITERAINAMKTGFTMAAAAIGSMVALYVIVLFFIPSAATLQNIAEVLMIGLAADVIATWLMNLGILRWYMESGRR; this is encoded by the coding sequence ATGAAAATAGAAACATTGATGGAATCATATAAACCATTAATAGCAGTTCCCATAATCATTACAATAATTGCATTGGCTATTTTAGCGACAAATGGTTTAAACGAAAGTGTAGATTTAAAAGGTGGTACTATCACCACTTTGCAGCTTCAAAAGTCCATAAGTCAGGATGAATTGAAAAGCATGATAGAGAATGGACTGAATACGAGTGATGTGACTGTAAACTCGTTTAGCAACAATCAAGCTACTGTAACAATTGGAACAGAAGCAGATGCAAACACGTTTACAAATCTTATGAATGGAACGGCTACTATATTAAGTTATAGGTCTGTTGGGGCAGTACTTAGCTCAGCAGCTCTAACGCAGATAATATACACGCTCATATTTGCATTTCTTTTCATGTCTGTAACTGTATTTATAGTGTTCAGGAATTTTGTACCTTCTATGGCAGTTATTCTTGCTGCACTATCCGATATTATTATAGCAGCTGGTGGAATGTCCCTGTTTGGAATACCACTTTCACTTGCATCGGTAGGTGCATTACTCCTGCTTATTGGGTACAGTGTGGACACAGATATTTTGCTTACCGCACGTGTACTGAAGCGTAGGGAAGGAACAATTACAGAAAGAGCTATAAATGCTATGAAAACAGGATTTACAATGGCTGCAGCAGCTATAGGTTCAATGGTAGCATTATATGTCATAGTTTTATTCTTCATACCATCTGCAGCGACTCTGCAGAATATTGCAGAGGTTTTGATGATAGGACTTGCTGCTGATGTTATAGCAACATGGCTTATGAACCTTGGAATCCTTAGATGGTACATGGAGAGTGGCCGCAGATGA
- a CDS encoding flavodoxin family protein: protein MKTIILYYSRTKKTARAANTLAKEISADIVEIEDLKKRSGPLNYINASVDAMRENKTNIKPQTVDLNEYGLVYIGTPVWAGKPAPAIITLIDKCDFQGKDVILFATLGGSGGRNTILRMKEKIEVRGGRMITSFLIKTAGKKTYEIEDEMKKTVEEMDLKIYGA from the coding sequence ATGAAAACTATTATTTTATATTATTCCAGAACTAAAAAGACAGCAAGGGCTGCTAATACTCTTGCAAAAGAGATTTCAGCAGATATTGTTGAAATTGAAGATTTAAAAAAGAGGTCGGGGCCTCTAAATTATATAAATGCATCAGTAGATGCTATGAGAGAAAATAAAACAAATATTAAGCCACAGACTGTTGATTTAAATGAATATGGTCTGGTATATATTGGAACGCCAGTATGGGCAGGAAAGCCTGCTCCTGCTATAATTACCCTTATTGATAAGTGTGATTTTCAAGGTAAAGACGTAATTTTATTTGCTACTCTTGGAGGGTCAGGAGGTAGAAACACCATTTTGAGGATGAAAGAGAAAATTGAAGTTAGAGGCGGAAGAATGATAACGTCCTTCTTAATTAAAACTGCCGGTAAAAAAACATATGAAATAGAAGATGAAATGAAAAAAACGGTTGAAGAGATGGATTTAAAAATTTATGGAGCATAA
- the argC gene encoding N-acetyl-gamma-glutamyl-phosphate reductase: MIDVGIIGASGYTGGELLRFLKYHDNVNVVAATSRQYAGINVSKVHPHLRGENIKFKDIPAEKVDADLVFTATPHGASMDIVPELIERGIKVVDLSGDYRFDDIAVYEKWYGIEHSAPLDAVYGLPEVYRNEIKKSKLVANPGCFPTGGILASLPLAKEKLIDAVILDSKSGVSGAGIKPTEATHYPNISDNIVPYAVTTHRHMPEIQQEVSKFGDVNVSFTPHLVPVIRGILTTAHAFLKEDVTSEYVKELYDSFYESEPFVRIVDMDEIPRLSAVRGSNYCDIGCFQIDPNGRIIIVSAIDNLVKGASGQAIQNMNIMFGFDEKKSLDVTGLHP; this comes from the coding sequence ATGATTGATGTAGGCATCATAGGAGCAAGTGGATATACAGGAGGAGAACTCCTGAGATTTTTAAAATATCATGATAATGTAAATGTAGTTGCTGCAACATCCAGACAATATGCAGGAATTAATGTATCAAAAGTACATCCTCATTTAAGGGGAGAAAATATTAAATTTAAAGATATCCCTGCAGAAAAAGTAGATGCGGATCTTGTTTTTACTGCTACTCCTCACGGGGCATCTATGGATATAGTTCCAGAGTTAATAGAAAGAGGCATTAAAGTTGTGGATTTAAGTGGAGATTACCGTTTTGATGATATAGCTGTTTATGAGAAATGGTATGGTATTGAACATTCTGCTCCACTTGACGCTGTTTATGGGCTTCCAGAAGTGTACAGGAATGAAATAAAGAAATCCAAACTTGTTGCAAATCCTGGATGTTTCCCAACAGGCGGTATTTTAGCATCACTACCTCTTGCAAAAGAAAAACTTATAGATGCAGTTATACTTGACTCTAAATCGGGGGTAAGTGGAGCTGGAATTAAACCTACAGAAGCCACTCATTATCCAAATATCAGTGATAATATTGTTCCTTATGCAGTTACAACCCACAGACACATGCCTGAAATTCAACAGGAAGTATCTAAATTTGGGGATGTTAATGTTTCATTTACACCACACCTTGTTCCAGTAATAAGGGGTATTTTAACAACTGCACATGCATTTTTAAAGGAAGATGTAACATCTGAGTATGTAAAAGAACTTTATGACTCATTTTATGAATCGGAACCATTTGTAAGGATTGTTGATATGGATGAGATTCCAAGATTAAGTGCAGTTAGAGGATCTAATTATTGTGATATTGGTTGTTTCCAGATAGATCCAAATGGGCGGATTATTATAGTATCGGCTATTGATAATTTAGTTAAAGGTGCATCTGGACAGGCAATTCAAAATATGAATATAATGTTTGGATTTGATGAGAAAAAGTCACTGGATGTTACAGGATTACATCCATAA